CTACCATCACACTTACCACATCTGGTTCCCCACCTACGATCCAGAATTTGAAAAATATTCCCCCGGGCTCATCCTCCTCCACCAGATTCTCCTTGCTTTCCCCTCACAGCGACTCACCATCCTCGATTTCGGCAAGGGTCACGATTCCTACAAGCTTCGTTTTATGAACGACGCCGTTCCCCTCGCCCACGGCTATATCGAACCCACCACACCCAGAAAAATTCGGCGTCGCTTCTCCCAAGTCACACGGCGAATCCTCTCTCCTCTGAAACCTTATTTACAGCCACTTTTGAACCGCAATCGCCCTAAAAAATAAAGGCGCTCCGCATTACAACTATCTCCCCAGCGATCCAAAATCTCGATGTCCCCACGCCGCTTCACCTGCTCCTCCAGCTCGCTGACAGTCGGACAATTAAAGAGCATAAAGATCTCCCGATCCTTCTCTCTCAGAGACTCGCAAAGTCGTTCCATCATCCCGTCAAATACTGACCCATGAAAAGGATTATTCAAAAACACCACATTCACATCCGTAGGAACCCTATACTTCGTCGCATCTTCGCAGATAAACTCTACATTCTGGCATTTCAGCCTCCTGCGCGCCTTTGCAAGGTTGGCTTTTGCTCCCTCAATTAAAAATGCCGTTAAATCCACCCCAATCACCCGCTTAAAAGGAAACAAAGCCGCCACAAACACAGCCCTTCCCAAGCCACATCCATAGTCAATCCACACACTGTTTTGATACCCTCCATCGAGATATTTATTGAGTTTC
The window above is part of the Candidatus Methylacidiphilales bacterium genome. Proteins encoded here:
- a CDS encoding GNAT family N-acetyltransferase, yielding LKSAQYKATQKEDIFAPHLPFTAIMRQLHATRTPTFQGVLSTLYIHDRLIAAHFGMIYHHTYHIWFPTYDPEFEKYSPGLILLHQILLAFPSQRLTILDFGKGHDSYKLRFMNDAVPLAHGYIEPTTPRKIRRRFSQVTRRILSPLKPYLQPLLNRNRPKK
- a CDS encoding class I SAM-dependent methyltransferase, whose product is MSRLQAYIQIVKRSGFSGLLSWWRKKLFTRFYELWLGINSEQYYSSQALGYVQGKGKCECDEYSPIEYESLINALGKLNKYLDGGYQNSVWIDYGCGLGRAVFVAALFPFKRVIGVDLTAFLIEGAKANLAKARRRLKCQNVEFICEDATKYRVPTDVNVVFLNNPFHGSVFDGMMERLCESLREKDREIFMLFNCPTVSELEEQVKRRGDIEILDRWGDSCNAERLYFLGRLRFKSGCK